In one window of Methanoculleus thermophilus DNA:
- a CDS encoding methanogenesis marker 17 protein, which translates to MPPLNYFVVESPDEVGKEAYERIAADVLQDLDLIKVIDRLHIYVDPKVPIFVAAGVLRHMPRTIRVSDFANVNPGEKEIVLDIADETYLAPLLQKLWARFGKENVEQPDRFTVVLPAGIVGREDLEQMVVADPSETLYKDIIYALQYIAPEGFKVRRQYIRDGRFYYVASEDTLPGDIVERVVAPIFEKMGERL; encoded by the coding sequence ATGCCCCCATTAAACTACTTCGTGGTGGAGTCCCCAGACGAGGTCGGGAAAGAGGCGTATGAGCGGATTGCGGCCGATGTCCTCCAGGACCTCGACCTCATCAAAGTGATCGACCGGCTGCACATCTACGTCGATCCAAAGGTGCCGATCTTTGTGGCTGCCGGGGTCCTGCGCCATATGCCGCGGACGATCCGTGTTAGCGATTTTGCAAACGTCAACCCCGGCGAGAAGGAGATCGTCCTCGATATCGCCGACGAGACATACCTTGCGCCGCTGCTTCAGAAACTCTGGGCGCGTTTCGGGAAGGAGAACGTCGAGCAGCCGGACAGGTTCACCGTCGTCCTCCCGGCAGGAATCGTCGGGAGGGAAGACCTTGAACAGATGGTGGTGGCCGACCCGAGCGAGACGCTCTATAAAGACATCATCTACGCGCTCCAGTATATCGCACCCGAGGGGTTCAAGGTCCGCCGCCAGTACATCCGGGACGGGAGGTTTTACTACGTGGCCAGTGAAGATACCCTCCCGGGCGATATCGTGGAGCGGGTTGTTGCGCCGATATTCGAGAAGATGGGGGAGAGACTGTGA
- a CDS encoding methanogenesis marker 7 protein — translation MTTLVPVTYKGGVYRHDEIMDLIDDLGGYIVQKHVMAQDVVLQSFVPRDDIDLIREISKPLAGEVTEAPLVGTEIAVVSPSLEIHHLPHIACDIAEYLRRVGAKTNMVGLARGFGKRIANLNDEERDVINEHDLAVYVLGSFEECIRQKFPALRRGIHVPIVVTGSPDRETLMRIIDPPVEGYVGGVGRIMHRLKRPEELAKLDELVDEVSRTLDARRDDLARDPLSVFPPRLMAIIEEHIHEVSMLTHPTPVTVQMEGLRVKLPFDLYAPEIRALEVTDGVTIGDIADVTPSRMRNYILIRIKPFSETKILV, via the coding sequence GTGACGACGCTTGTACCGGTGACCTACAAGGGCGGTGTCTACCGGCACGATGAGATTATGGACCTGATCGACGATCTTGGCGGCTATATCGTGCAGAAACACGTCATGGCCCAGGACGTCGTGCTCCAGTCGTTCGTTCCGCGGGACGACATCGACCTGATACGGGAGATCTCAAAACCGCTTGCCGGCGAGGTTACTGAAGCGCCCCTCGTCGGGACCGAGATCGCTGTTGTGAGCCCGAGCCTCGAGATCCATCACCTCCCCCACATCGCATGCGATATCGCCGAGTACCTTCGACGGGTTGGCGCAAAGACCAACATGGTCGGGCTTGCGAGAGGGTTCGGGAAGCGGATCGCAAACCTCAACGACGAGGAGCGGGACGTCATCAACGAGCACGATCTGGCCGTCTATGTGCTGGGAAGTTTCGAGGAGTGCATCCGGCAGAAGTTTCCGGCGCTCCGGCGCGGGATCCATGTCCCGATTGTGGTGACCGGCTCTCCGGACCGTGAGACCCTGATGCGGATCATTGACCCGCCTGTCGAGGGTTACGTCGGCGGCGTCGGCCGGATCATGCACCGGCTCAAGCGTCCCGAGGAACTTGCGAAACTCGATGAACTGGTCGACGAGGTCTCGAGAACCCTGGACGCCCGACGGGATGACCTCGCGCGGGACCCGCTCTCCGTCTTCCCGCCCCGGCTGATGGCGATCATCGAGGAGCATATCCACGAGGTCAGTATGCTGACGCACCCCACACCGGTGACCGTTCAGATGGAAGGACTGCGGGTGAAACTTCCTTTCGATCTCTATGCCCCCGAGATTCGGGCACTCGAGGTCACGGACGGGGTGACCATCGGGGATATCGCCGATGTCACACCGTCGCGGATGCGCAATTACATATTGATCCGGATTAAACCTTTCTCGGAGACTAAGATACTGGTGTAG
- a CDS encoding carboxymuconolactone decarboxylase family protein — MDFEKILARVAERGSDAIAKEFLREIEAEYGRVPLIFERMAERPEILISHLLYKGSVVETSQLDPKTIELISLAVGAALKCSHCIEYHMQAAMAKGATRAEILEVILIAGMLANAAVLADAYRVVNGSDPCPSCDINGMGLKKTCSDE; from the coding sequence ATGGACTTTGAGAAGATACTTGCAAGGGTCGCTGAGCGCGGATCGGATGCGATCGCGAAGGAGTTCCTCCGGGAGATTGAGGCGGAATACGGAAGAGTCCCTCTAATTTTTGAGCGGATGGCGGAGCGGCCGGAGATCCTCATCTCGCACCTGCTCTATAAGGGTTCGGTTGTCGAGACCAGCCAGCTCGATCCAAAGACTATCGAGCTCATAAGCCTCGCGGTGGGTGCCGCGCTCAAGTGCAGCCACTGTATCGAGTACCACATGCAGGCGGCGATGGCGAAGGGCGCAACCCGGGCCGAGATCCTCGAGGTGATCCTGATCGCAGGGATGCTCGCGAATGCCGCGGTCCTCGCTGACGCCTACCGGGTGGTGAACGGTTCGGATCCCTGCCCCTCCTGCGACATCAACGGAATGGGTCTCAAAAAGACCTGTTCGGATGAGTGA
- a CDS encoding DUF1614 domain-containing protein has translation MAIETELPTITILPFLFSPDQILIALAILIPALVIFNLLLIAEGTFESIGLRFYQAVLVTVGALIGSLIDIPLVTLGGATIAANVGGAIIPLIVSLEMIARGRISRPKTLAAIIAVSLIAYVFATPVPGLGITMPFYIAPIAGAAAGLLLARGCQTAAGLAYAGGTMGTLLGADILKLANPAILAALAGDQPTILSIGGAGIFDGIFITGVLSVLLAAYAGRNLRKNAGVCPKEREDRGLGGIWPK, from the coding sequence ATGGCCATAGAGACTGAGCTGCCGACGATCACGATTCTACCGTTCCTCTTCAGTCCGGATCAGATTCTTATCGCCCTCGCCATTCTCATACCCGCTCTCGTCATCTTCAATCTGCTCCTTATTGCCGAAGGGACGTTCGAATCTATAGGGCTCCGGTTCTACCAGGCTGTGCTGGTAACCGTAGGAGCCCTCATCGGCAGCCTGATCGACATCCCGCTGGTAACCCTCGGCGGTGCCACCATCGCGGCCAACGTCGGGGGAGCGATAATTCCACTCATCGTGAGTCTCGAGATGATCGCAAGGGGCCGGATCTCACGCCCAAAGACCCTCGCCGCCATCATCGCCGTATCGCTCATCGCTTATGTCTTCGCAACACCCGTCCCAGGTCTCGGGATCACCATGCCTTTCTACATCGCACCCATCGCAGGGGCGGCTGCAGGGCTTCTCCTCGCTCGCGGCTGCCAGACGGCAGCAGGGCTTGCCTACGCCGGGGGAACGATGGGCACCCTGCTCGGTGCCGATATCCTCAAACTCGCAAACCCTGCCATACTTGCCGCACTTGCCGGGGACCAGCCGACCATCCTCTCCATCGGGGGAGCGGGAATATTCGACGGTATCTTTATCACCGGCGTCCTCTCGGTTCTGCTTGCGGCGTACGCTGGAAGAAATCTGCGAAAGAATGCAGGAGTCTGTCCAAAAGAGAGGGAAGACCGAGGCTTGGGGGGTATATGGCCCAAATAG
- a CDS encoding ATP-binding cassette domain-containing protein codes for MTAITAEDLIRRLERFQACGPIPLDVKRGEIMGILCSGDRSRETLAAIISTVLFPVPAFAERSPLAILGNLGDVRRSMGIVFPEPVLDPALTVRENLNFHAQLQGMSNEVRRRRILDLARLFGLSDSLDVAVGTCSPTMVRHLEIARAFLAYPGVLFLAEPTKGLDDSGREETWKLLQRLNRERGVTVIFTTQDLVEAEAICTRVAVIDGGEIVALDTPETFRAIMTVSSASMKFDDIV; via the coding sequence ATGACGGCCATTACAGCTGAGGACCTGATCCGGCGCCTGGAGCGATTTCAGGCGTGTGGCCCGATTCCACTCGATGTGAAGAGGGGGGAGATCATGGGTATCCTCTGCAGCGGTGACCGAAGTCGAGAGACGCTGGCTGCAATCATCTCAACGGTTCTTTTTCCGGTTCCCGCGTTTGCGGAACGCTCGCCGCTTGCAATCCTCGGGAACCTCGGGGATGTGCGGCGGAGCATGGGCATCGTGTTCCCGGAGCCGGTGCTTGACCCGGCTCTGACCGTCAGGGAGAACCTGAATTTTCATGCACAACTGCAGGGGATGAGCAATGAGGTCCGAAGAAGACGGATCCTCGATCTTGCGAGACTCTTCGGGCTCTCTGATAGTCTTGACGTCGCGGTTGGGACCTGCTCCCCTACCATGGTACGGCACCTTGAGATCGCCCGGGCGTTCCTTGCATATCCCGGTGTCCTCTTCCTTGCTGAGCCGACGAAGGGGCTGGACGACTCCGGCCGAGAGGAGACCTGGAAACTGCTGCAGCGGTTGAACCGGGAACGGGGGGTGACGGTCATCTTTACGACTCAGGATCTTGTTGAAGCGGAGGCAATCTGCACCAGGGTTGCCGTGATTGATGGCGGGGAGATTGTGGCACTCGATACGCCGGAGACCTTCCGTGCGATCATGACCGTCAGTAGTGCATCGATGAAGTTTGACGACATCGTGTGA
- a CDS encoding rhodanese-like domain-containing protein produces MVSPHLSFVFLLAAGSIVAATLAGGCLSDAPAPDNQVIRTIPPDQASALIEENRENPNFVIVDVRGPDEFAAGHIPGAVNINSANFEEHIGSLDPEAVYLICCQKGGRSAGVREMMREAGFSEVYEIEGGMSAWTAAGLPVVRD; encoded by the coding sequence ATGGTTTCCCCTCACCTTTCGTTTGTCTTCCTGCTCGCCGCCGGAAGTATCGTTGCGGCGACCCTCGCCGGCGGCTGTCTGAGTGATGCCCCGGCTCCTGATAACCAGGTTATCCGGACCATACCTCCGGATCAGGCATCCGCCCTGATCGAAGAGAACAGAGAGAATCCGAATTTTGTCATCGTGGATGTGAGAGGACCGGATGAGTTTGCTGCCGGTCATATCCCCGGTGCAGTCAATATCAATTCGGCGAATTTTGAGGAGCATATAGGAAGTCTTGACCCCGAGGCGGTCTACCTCATATGCTGCCAGAAGGGAGGTCGGAGCGCCGGTGTCCGGGAGATGATGCGGGAGGCCGGGTTTTCGGAGGTCTATGAGATCGAGGGCGGAATGAGCGCCTGGACGGCCGCGGGCCTCCCTGTGGTGCGAGACTGA
- the groL gene encoding chaperonin GroEL (60 kDa chaperone family; promotes refolding of misfolded polypeptides especially under stressful conditions; forms two stacked rings of heptamers to form a barrel-shaped 14mer; ends can be capped by GroES; misfolded proteins enter the barrel where they are refolded when GroES binds) has product MAVSKQLIFNEDARRALLAGVNKVADTVKITLGPKGRYVVIDKSTNPVVTNDGVTIAKEISLHDKFENIGAKLVKEVAQKTQDRTGDGTTTATLLAQAILNEGLKNVSAGANPIEVKRGIDAAVAATVEYIRSTSVPVKDRDKILQVATISANNDEEIGKLIAEAMDKVGSGGLITVEDSKSLETGLDVVKGMQFDRGYVSPYMITDPEKMVCEYEDPYILVTDKKITSLKQMIPILETAAQEGRPLLIIAEDVEGEAQAALVLNIIRGALKVCAVKAPGFGDERKAILEDIAILTGATVISEDRGMKLENVSRQVFGTAHTIKVDRDKTLIVGGKGDRKALEERMRLIESQINIADSERKKDELRKRLGNLGGGVAVIKVGAATETELKEKKMRIDDALNATKAAVEEGVVAGGGVTLFRAIGALEKLKFDDDRNVGVSIVRRALEEPIRQIARNAGVEGAEVIATIKGSNDPAFGYNAKTGSYENLVEHGVIDPAKVVRLGLQNAASIAGLILSTEVAITDFDDEKDTKSAAIII; this is encoded by the coding sequence ATGGCAGTATCCAAGCAGTTGATCTTCAACGAAGATGCCCGCAGAGCACTCCTTGCCGGCGTCAATAAGGTTGCCGACACCGTTAAGATCACGCTCGGTCCAAAAGGCAGGTACGTCGTGATCGATAAATCGACAAACCCTGTCGTGACGAACGACGGCGTGACGATTGCAAAAGAGATCTCACTTCACGACAAGTTCGAGAACATCGGTGCAAAACTTGTCAAGGAAGTTGCCCAGAAGACCCAGGATCGGACCGGCGACGGGACGACGACGGCAACGCTCCTCGCCCAGGCCATCCTCAACGAGGGGTTAAAGAACGTCTCCGCCGGGGCAAACCCGATCGAGGTCAAGCGGGGCATCGATGCCGCAGTTGCGGCAACCGTGGAATATATAAGATCAACGAGCGTCCCGGTCAAGGACAGAGACAAGATCCTCCAGGTTGCCACAATCTCCGCAAACAACGATGAGGAGATCGGCAAACTCATCGCCGAGGCGATGGATAAGGTCGGATCCGGGGGCCTCATCACGGTCGAGGATTCAAAGAGCCTCGAGACCGGGCTTGACGTGGTCAAGGGGATGCAGTTCGACCGGGGGTATGTCTCGCCCTATATGATCACGGACCCCGAGAAGATGGTCTGCGAGTATGAAGACCCCTACATCCTGGTCACCGACAAAAAGATCACCTCGCTCAAACAGATGATCCCGATCCTCGAGACGGCCGCCCAGGAGGGCCGACCGCTCCTGATCATCGCCGAGGATGTCGAGGGCGAGGCTCAGGCGGCTCTCGTCTTAAACATCATACGCGGCGCTCTCAAAGTCTGTGCGGTCAAAGCACCCGGCTTTGGCGACGAACGCAAGGCAATCCTCGAGGACATTGCTATTCTCACGGGCGCGACGGTGATCTCCGAAGATAGAGGAATGAAACTGGAGAATGTTTCCCGGCAGGTCTTCGGCACAGCCCATACAATCAAGGTCGACAGAGATAAGACCCTGATCGTCGGAGGGAAAGGCGACCGCAAGGCCCTGGAAGAGCGGATGCGCCTCATCGAGTCCCAGATCAATATAGCCGACTCGGAGCGGAAGAAGGACGAACTCCGCAAGAGGCTCGGAAACCTCGGGGGAGGCGTCGCGGTCATCAAGGTCGGGGCGGCGACCGAGACCGAGTTGAAAGAGAAGAAGATGCGGATCGACGATGCCCTGAACGCCACAAAGGCGGCGGTCGAGGAGGGCGTGGTTGCCGGAGGCGGAGTCACCCTCTTTAGGGCAATTGGCGCACTTGAGAAGTTGAAGTTCGACGACGACCGTAACGTTGGCGTATCCATCGTGCGCCGGGCACTGGAGGAGCCCATCCGGCAGATCGCAAGAAACGCCGGCGTCGAGGGGGCAGAAGTCATCGCGACGATAAAAGGAAGCAATGATCCCGCGTTCGGCTACAACGCAAAGACCGGCAGTTACGAAAACCTTGTTGAGCACGGCGTCATCGATCCCGCAAAGGTGGTGAGGCTCGGACTCCAGAATGCCGCATCCATCGCAGGCCTTATCCTCTCAACAGAGGTCGCCATCACCGATTTCGATGACGAGAAGGATACAAAGAGCGCGGCTATCATCATCTAA
- the groES gene encoding co-chaperone GroES — protein sequence MEIIPIGERVLLKPTKKEEVTKSGIYIPESAQEGKKEGIVVAVGERDDGTKLPLKPGDHVLYGGYSADKFEIDSETYIFVPFKDILAKIE from the coding sequence ATGGAGATTATTCCGATTGGCGAACGGGTTCTACTGAAACCCACAAAAAAAGAGGAAGTTACGAAGAGCGGTATCTATATTCCTGAATCCGCGCAGGAAGGAAAAAAAGAGGGAATCGTCGTTGCAGTGGGTGAGCGCGACGATGGTACCAAGCTTCCCCTCAAACCGGGGGACCATGTTCTGTACGGGGGCTACAGCGCGGATAAGTTCGAGATCGATTCAGAGACGTATATCTTTGTCCCGTTCAAGGACATCCTGGCAAAGATTGAGTGA
- a CDS encoding winged helix-turn-helix transcriptional regulator: protein MARQIIFRQIERPRGGQGYDDLEWFFKSLGIGEGRDIEQIAQRIVITLLEHQLPGTGVSVERISQDLEISSSRVNHHIRNLIDAGVVYRHKRQIYLRGNSLQSMVRELRKDALRVLDDLEAAAVEIDRKFGIDE, encoded by the coding sequence ATGGCAAGACAGATAATATTTCGGCAGATCGAGAGGCCGCGAGGTGGACAGGGGTATGACGACCTTGAGTGGTTCTTCAAGAGCCTCGGCATTGGAGAGGGGAGGGATATCGAACAGATCGCTCAGCGGATCGTCATCACCCTCCTTGAGCACCAGTTGCCCGGGACCGGAGTGTCGGTGGAGCGGATATCCCAGGACCTTGAGATCTCCAGTTCACGCGTCAACCACCATATCCGAAACCTTATCGATGCCGGTGTCGTTTACCGTCACAAAAGGCAGATCTACCTTCGGGGGAACTCTCTCCAGTCGATGGTGCGGGAACTGCGCAAAGACGCCCTCAGGGTCCTCGACGATCTTGAGGCCGCGGCTGTGGAGATCGACCGGAAGTTCGGCATCGACGAGTGA
- a CDS encoding RDD family protein, protein MVPLYLARWETRLWAWLVDIIVIGLPFWALSDWLPPAWRITIDPGLLSFSLSSLALFVYWTLLEGYRGQSIGKMALKIRVTGRAGEEIGLGAAALESFGKAFFLVPDCLIGWLAMPGSKQRLFNRISDTIVIETRESEEPEGVTCIKHDE, encoded by the coding sequence ATGGTCCCCCTCTACCTCGCCAGGTGGGAGACGCGGCTCTGGGCCTGGTTGGTCGATATCATCGTGATCGGGCTGCCGTTCTGGGCGCTCTCCGATTGGCTGCCGCCGGCATGGCGGATCACGATCGACCCCGGTCTCCTCTCCTTCAGCCTCTCCTCTCTTGCCCTCTTCGTCTACTGGACGCTGCTCGAGGGGTACCGGGGTCAGTCCATCGGCAAGATGGCGTTGAAGATCCGTGTCACCGGCCGTGCCGGCGAAGAGATCGGGCTTGGTGCCGCTGCCCTTGAGAGTTTCGGAAAAGCCTTCTTTTTGGTTCCCGACTGCCTGATTGGGTGGCTTGCCATGCCCGGCTCAAAACAGAGGCTCTTTAACCGGATCTCGGATACCATCGTGATCGAGACCCGGGAGAGCGAAGAGCCGGAGGGGGTCACCTGCATAAAGCATGATGAGTGA
- a CDS encoding proteasome assembly chaperone family protein — MEDVRVNFLREEDIDAPILIEGLPGIGHVGKLVADHMISELAAEKIAEIYSIYFPPQVIVDGHGVTHLVNNEIYRCEKDGKAALFLVGDFQSNSAEGHYILTEHYLDIAESLGVRRIYTLGGYGVGHLVEHPRVLCSVNMEHLRPEVEAAGGSFENAEGGGMIMGASGLLLGLGKMRGIEGICLMGETSGYIVDPRSADSLLAVLSRLIGIDVDPTSLQQRAEAMEQIIAKIQETEEARGREELSYIG, encoded by the coding sequence ATGGAAGACGTCAGAGTAAACTTTCTTCGGGAAGAAGACATCGACGCTCCGATCCTGATCGAGGGCCTGCCCGGCATCGGGCACGTCGGGAAACTCGTTGCCGATCACATGATCTCCGAACTGGCAGCCGAGAAGATAGCAGAGATCTATTCGATCTATTTCCCGCCGCAGGTGATCGTCGATGGGCATGGCGTCACGCACCTGGTCAACAACGAGATCTACCGCTGCGAGAAAGACGGGAAGGCAGCCCTCTTTTTAGTGGGCGACTTCCAGAGCAACTCGGCCGAAGGCCACTATATTCTGACCGAGCATTATCTGGATATTGCTGAGAGCCTCGGTGTCCGGCGGATCTATACACTCGGCGGATACGGTGTCGGGCACCTGGTCGAACACCCAAGAGTACTCTGTTCGGTCAACATGGAGCATCTCCGGCCGGAAGTGGAGGCGGCCGGAGGGTCGTTTGAGAACGCCGAAGGCGGCGGCATGATCATGGGAGCATCAGGACTCCTGCTCGGCCTCGGCAAGATGCGGGGGATCGAGGGGATCTGCCTGATGGGCGAGACAAGCGGATATATCGTCGACCCAAGGAGTGCCGACAGCCTTCTTGCGGTCCTCTCACGCCTGATCGGGATCGATGTCGACCCGACCAGCCTGCAGCAGCGCGCTGAGGCCATGGAGCAGATCATAGCAAAGATCCAGGAGACCGAAGAGGCCCGGGGTCGCGAAGAACTGAGTTACATCGGTTAG
- a CDS encoding RNA-protein complex protein Nop10: MSSRIRRCPQDGRYTLSPVCPVCGRPSRPAHPARFSPEDRYCSYRRAARRWKTSE; the protein is encoded by the coding sequence ATGAGCAGTCGTATTCGCCGTTGTCCACAGGACGGAAGATATACACTCTCTCCGGTATGCCCGGTCTGCGGCCGACCGTCCCGGCCGGCCCATCCGGCACGCTTTTCACCGGAGGATAGATACTGTAGTTACAGGAGAGCGGCACGCAGATGGAAGACGTCAGAGTAA
- a CDS encoding translation initiation factor IF-2 subunit alpha: MHEREWPEEGELVVCTVVDVKDFAAFVTLDEYNERKGLIPISEIARGWIKYIRDYIREGQKVVCKVLGVDPDRGHIDLSLKDVNEHQRREKIHEWKNEQKATKWIGFASEATGVDRRVIEDAIYHEYGQLYPAFEDIVTTGGEAVEKLKLDKSVKESLIALAHENVKVPRVTITGNLVLTSPRPDGVNVIRRALRSAQPKIEDIEIDLIYIGAPNYRIKVTAPDYKSAEKAIEKAANAAVGVVERAGGSGKFIRKQKAG; the protein is encoded by the coding sequence ATGCACGAGAGAGAGTGGCCCGAAGAAGGAGAACTCGTCGTCTGCACGGTCGTGGACGTGAAGGACTTTGCGGCGTTCGTGACCCTGGATGAGTACAACGAGCGAAAAGGGCTCATACCGATATCCGAGATAGCGCGGGGCTGGATTAAGTACATCCGGGATTACATACGGGAGGGACAGAAAGTCGTCTGCAAAGTCCTGGGTGTGGATCCAGATCGTGGCCACATCGATCTCTCGTTAAAGGATGTCAACGAGCACCAGCGGCGCGAGAAGATCCACGAGTGGAAGAACGAACAGAAGGCCACGAAATGGATCGGGTTCGCGTCCGAGGCGACGGGCGTGGACCGCAGGGTAATCGAGGATGCCATATATCATGAATACGGCCAGTTGTACCCGGCCTTCGAGGATATCGTCACCACCGGCGGCGAGGCTGTAGAGAAACTGAAACTCGACAAATCTGTCAAAGAATCACTCATTGCCCTTGCGCACGAGAACGTAAAAGTTCCACGGGTTACGATCACAGGAAACCTCGTCCTGACATCCCCGCGACCTGATGGCGTCAATGTGATCCGGCGGGCGCTCCGGAGCGCACAGCCGAAGATCGAGGATATCGAGATCGACCTGATCTACATTGGGGCTCCAAATTACCGGATAAAAGTTACTGCGCCAGATTATAAGTCGGCGGAAAAAGCTATCGAGAAGGCAGCAAATGCCGCCGTCGGTGTAGTCGAGCGGGCAGGCGGATCCGGCAAGTTTATCCGGAAGCAGAAGGCCGGATAA
- a CDS encoding 30S ribosomal protein S27e, with amino-acid sequence MVRMNRENRSTFLRVKCPDCENEQVVFEKASTVVECNVCGRILAEPRGGKADIKAEILAVLE; translated from the coding sequence ATGGTCCGGATGAACAGAGAGAACAGGAGCACATTCCTCCGGGTAAAGTGCCCCGACTGTGAGAACGAACAGGTAGTCTTTGAGAAAGCAAGCACCGTTGTGGAGTGCAACGTCTGCGGGCGTATTCTTGCAGAACCCCGCGGTGGGAAAGCTGATATAAAGGCTGAGATACTGGCAGTACTCGAGTGA
- a CDS encoding 50S ribosomal protein L44e has product MKMPSKFKTYCPFCRNHQIHEVVKVKKGKVRHFNWIDRQKGRRSTVGNMGKFSKVPGGDKPTKRINVKYRCTVCGKAHLRPGFRLGKFELTE; this is encoded by the coding sequence ATGAAAATGCCATCAAAGTTCAAGACGTACTGCCCATTCTGCAGGAATCACCAGATCCACGAGGTCGTAAAGGTAAAGAAGGGCAAAGTGCGCCACTTCAACTGGATCGACCGCCAGAAGGGGCGCAGGAGCACGGTGGGCAACATGGGCAAGTTCAGCAAGGTGCCCGGCGGCGACAAGCCGACAAAGAGGATCAACGTCAAATACCGGTGCACGGTCTGTGGAAAAGCGCACCTCCGGCCGGGGTTCAGGCTCGGCAAATTTGAGCTTACGGAGTAA
- a CDS encoding DNA primase small subunit domain-containing protein encodes MKPATLEFVKQRFGEYYQRQNIAAPSSLEQREWGFVFFDAAAEIRMRRHMAFVDREELNAYVRSLVPAHAYYSTAYYQTPSAPTMSEKHWAGADLIFDLDADQIVRGPYPVMLARVKEETEKLIGILTDELGFSKNQIRIAFSGGRGYHVHVTDIAVRGWGSPERREIVDYVCGIGLDPDAMLAPGDRSTRPGWRWRYGEALRTHLSWLSGLPPAEAIAYLAGLDGISKRTASEFVAHLDAHLKKAPSDLLQNRVVRALVAAPEFEGRIRDVGARADEPVTTDIKRLIRAPGSLHGGSGMRVVPLEICDLADFDPLVDAVVFGEREVRIDVKANITTSLLGNTYTLKTGTVSVPEALAVFLCCRNMAEIAGGVR; translated from the coding sequence ATGAAGCCCGCGACGCTCGAGTTTGTCAAGCAGAGGTTTGGCGAGTATTACCAGAGGCAGAACATCGCCGCTCCGTCGTCCCTTGAGCAGCGCGAGTGGGGATTTGTCTTCTTTGATGCCGCGGCAGAGATCCGGATGCGGCGGCACATGGCATTTGTGGACCGCGAAGAACTCAACGCGTACGTGAGGAGTCTGGTGCCCGCTCACGCCTACTACTCAACGGCCTACTACCAGACACCATCAGCGCCGACGATGAGCGAGAAGCACTGGGCCGGCGCTGACCTGATCTTCGATCTCGATGCCGACCAGATCGTCCGCGGCCCCTACCCGGTAATGCTTGCACGGGTCAAGGAGGAGACCGAGAAATTGATCGGGATTCTGACCGATGAACTCGGATTTTCCAAAAACCAGATCAGGATTGCCTTCTCCGGAGGACGGGGCTACCACGTTCACGTCACCGATATCGCCGTCCGGGGATGGGGAAGCCCGGAACGGCGTGAGATCGTCGATTATGTCTGCGGCATAGGGCTTGACCCGGACGCGATGCTTGCACCGGGAGACAGGAGCACCCGGCCCGGATGGCGGTGGCGCTATGGTGAGGCGCTCCGCACCCACCTCTCCTGGCTTTCCGGCCTTCCACCTGCCGAGGCGATAGCGTATCTTGCAGGACTTGATGGTATCAGCAAACGAACGGCCTCGGAGTTCGTCGCACATCTGGATGCACATCTCAAGAAGGCCCCAAGTGACCTCCTGCAAAACCGCGTCGTCCGGGCACTCGTGGCCGCACCCGAGTTTGAGGGCCGGATCAGGGATGTAGGGGCACGTGCGGATGAACCGGTCACGACCGACATCAAACGGCTGATCCGGGCGCCCGGGTCCCTCCATGGCGGGAGCGGCATGCGGGTCGTGCCGCTCGAGATCTGCGATCTCGCGGACTTCGACCCGCTCGTGGACGCGGTGGTCTTCGGCGAGCGGGAGGTGCGGATTGACGTGAAGGCAAACATCACCACATCTCTGCTCGGAAATACCTACACGTTGAAGACGGGTACGGTAAGCGTCCCCGAGGCACTCGCGGTCTTCCTCTGCTGCCGGAACATGGCGGAGATAGCCGGAGGTGTGAGGTAA